The stretch of DNA AAAAATCTTGAAATTTATTTTTTTTAATGTTAAACTAATGTAAACGAGAACCCTGCTATTCCACAATGTTTTACATTGTGTGGGTAATTGTTCCACAATAAAATTGGATTATTTTTGTAAGATTGTAACAAAATTAGGAGGATATTATGTTTAAGAAAAAATCTAGTTTATTACTAGCTATGCTGTTATTGTTAAGTGCTTGTTCAACACCCGCCAAGAAAGAGGCGGAAGCTCCTAAACAGCAAACTGAAACTCAAGAGAAAAAAGATAAGATAAATCTGCCTTCTCAGAATTTAATGGCAGTTACTTGGTATCAAACATCTGCAGAAGCTAAAGCGCTTTACACTCAAGGATATAATGCTGCAAAAAAATCATTGGAAGAAAAAATTAAAAATAAAGCTAAAGGCGAAAAATTGGCTGTCGTTTTAGACTTGGATGAAACAGTTCTTGACAACTCACCAATTCAAGCTTATTATGCAATTAACGGAAAATCCTATCCAGAAGGATGGCATGAATGGGTTATGTATGCAAAAGCTGATGTTGTATATGGAGCAAAAGAATTTTTAGATTTTGCAAACAAAAATGATGTTAGTATTTATTATGTAACAGATAGAAATGCAGAAACAGAATTTGAAGCTACTAAGAAAAATCTTTTAGAAAAAGAACTTCCTCTACAATCAGATGGAAACT from Parvimonas micra encodes:
- a CDS encoding 5'-nucleotidase, lipoprotein e(P4) family encodes the protein MFKKKSSLLLAMLLLLSACSTPAKKEAEAPKQQTETQEKKDKINLPSQNLMAVTWYQTSAEAKALYTQGYNAAKKSLEEKIKNKAKGEKLAVVLDLDETVLDNSPIQAYYAINGKSYPEGWHEWVMYAKADVVYGAKEFLDFANKNDVSIYYVTDRNAETEFEATKKNLLEKELPLQSDGNLMLKAKGEKGKDARRKKIEETHKIVMLVGDNLHDFATPEDGSLKGRDKFVKDHAKDWGDKYIMLPNPMYGSWEGTLYNNNFKKSDEEKDKLRKSALKVFNVEKNTVEEHK